In Nocardioides sp. JQ2195, a genomic segment contains:
- a CDS encoding HhH-GPD-type base excision DNA repair protein, with amino-acid sequence MAINITGDPAADKVLSDDPFALLAGMLLDQQYPMEHAFRGPAKVLDRFGSLDPAKIASADPQEFADLCATTPAVHRFPGSMAGRLQALAALVVEKYDGDTARLWNEAATGKELLKRVQECPGFGRQKAQIFVALLAKQLGVRPAGWEAAAGDYAKPGRRSVADVVDEQSLQEVRDHKKQMKAAAKAAKAT; translated from the coding sequence ATGGCCATCAACATCACCGGTGACCCGGCTGCCGACAAGGTGCTCTCCGACGATCCGTTCGCGTTGCTCGCGGGCATGCTGCTCGACCAGCAGTACCCGATGGAGCACGCGTTCCGCGGTCCGGCGAAGGTGCTGGACCGCTTCGGCAGTCTCGACCCCGCGAAGATCGCGTCGGCCGACCCGCAGGAGTTCGCCGACCTGTGCGCCACCACTCCGGCCGTGCACCGCTTCCCGGGCTCGATGGCCGGGCGTCTCCAGGCCCTGGCCGCGCTCGTCGTCGAGAAGTACGACGGCGACACGGCGCGCCTGTGGAACGAGGCGGCCACCGGCAAGGAGCTGCTCAAGCGGGTGCAGGAGTGCCCCGGCTTCGGCAGGCAGAAGGCCCAGATCTTCGTGGCGCTGCTGGCCAAGCAGCTCGGCGTACGCCCGGCGGGCTGGGAGGCCGCGGCCGGTGACTACGCGAAGCCGGGGCGCCGCTCCGTGGCGGACGTCGTGGACGAGCAGAGCCTGCAGGAAGTTCGCGACCACAAGAAGCAGATGAAGGCCGCCGCGAAGGCGGCGAAGGCGACCTGA
- a CDS encoding RNA polymerase sigma factor — protein sequence MFVSSSSRKLLPAEVLAHPEIIGLLEQAAPSGTLTPDAVRRASEAAAIEPRHLRALMVHLAAEGITVVLNSDDHARAVAAAAPRKSTTTSKTAAKKAPAKKAPAKKAAADVEAEAPAKKTPAKNAAAKAATELVEATVIGPDGKKVLPDVPDEQFEKDVKSDPTIKEDEKKAFTVSAADETDEPEQQVMVAGATADPVKDYLKQIGKVPLLNAEMEVELAKRIEAGLFSEEKMAKGGRITPKILEELEWISDDGRRAKNHLLEANLRLVVSLAKRYTGRGMLFLDLIQEGNLGLIRAVEKFDYTKGYKFSTYATWWIRQAITRAMADQARTIRIPVHMVEVINKLARVQRQMLQDLGREPTPEELAKELDMTPEKVIEVQKYGREPISLHTPLGEDGDSEFGDLIEDSEAIVPADAVSFTLLQEQLHAVLDTLSEREAGVVSMRFGLTDGQPKTLDEIGKVYGVTRERIRQIESKTMSKLRHPSRSQVLRDYLD from the coding sequence GTGTTCGTGTCTTCGAGCTCGCGCAAGTTGCTCCCCGCCGAGGTTCTGGCCCACCCCGAGATCATCGGGCTGTTGGAGCAGGCGGCCCCCTCAGGCACCCTGACCCCCGACGCCGTCCGCCGTGCCAGTGAGGCAGCCGCGATCGAGCCACGCCACCTGCGCGCCCTGATGGTGCACCTGGCTGCCGAGGGCATCACGGTGGTCCTCAACAGCGATGACCACGCGCGGGCCGTGGCCGCCGCTGCGCCGCGCAAGAGCACCACCACGTCGAAGACGGCCGCCAAGAAGGCGCCGGCGAAGAAGGCTCCCGCCAAGAAGGCTGCGGCCGACGTCGAGGCCGAGGCACCCGCGAAGAAGACACCCGCGAAGAATGCTGCCGCCAAGGCCGCCACCGAGCTGGTCGAGGCCACGGTCATCGGCCCCGATGGCAAGAAGGTGCTGCCCGACGTGCCGGACGAGCAGTTCGAGAAGGACGTCAAGTCCGACCCGACCATCAAGGAGGACGAGAAGAAGGCCTTCACCGTCTCCGCGGCCGACGAGACCGACGAGCCCGAGCAGCAGGTCATGGTCGCCGGCGCCACCGCTGACCCGGTCAAGGACTACCTGAAGCAGATCGGCAAGGTGCCGCTCCTCAACGCCGAGATGGAGGTCGAGCTCGCCAAGCGGATCGAGGCTGGGCTCTTCTCGGAGGAGAAGATGGCGAAGGGCGGTCGCATCACGCCGAAGATCCTCGAGGAGCTCGAGTGGATCTCCGACGATGGTCGTCGTGCCAAGAACCACCTGCTCGAGGCCAACCTCCGTCTCGTGGTCTCGCTGGCCAAGCGCTACACCGGCCGCGGCATGCTCTTCCTCGACCTGATCCAGGAGGGAAACCTCGGCCTGATCCGTGCGGTCGAGAAGTTCGACTACACCAAGGGCTACAAGTTCTCCACCTACGCGACGTGGTGGATCCGCCAGGCGATCACCCGCGCCATGGCCGACCAGGCCCGGACCATCCGCATCCCCGTGCACATGGTCGAGGTCATCAACAAGCTCGCCCGCGTGCAGCGCCAGATGCTCCAGGACCTCGGTCGCGAGCCCACTCCGGAAGAGCTGGCCAAGGAGCTCGACATGACCCCGGAGAAGGTCATCGAGGTGCAGAAGTACGGCCGCGAGCCGATCTCGCTGCACACCCCGCTGGGTGAGGACGGTGACTCCGAGTTCGGTGACCTGATCGAGGACTCCGAGGCCATCGTCCCGGCCGACGCGGTCAGCTTCACGCTCCTCCAGGAACAGCTGCACGCCGTGCTCGACACGCTCTCCGAGCGCGAGGCCGGCGTCGTCTCGATGCGCTTCGGCCTCACGGACGGCCAGCCGAAGACGCTCGACGAGATCGGCAAGGTCTACGGCGTGACCCGAGAGCGGATCCGGCAGATCGAGTCGAAGACGATGAGCAAGCTGCGCCACCCCAGCCGCTCGCAGGTCCTCCGCGACTACCTGGACTGA
- a CDS encoding DUF456 domain-containing protein — protein sequence MTLVDVIAALAIAIGLVGIIFPALPGSLLILAAALVWAVQVDQGAGWVVFAVITALLAAGSIVKYTVPGKGMRRAGVPGSTLALGAVLGVIGFFVIPVLGLVVGFVVGVYAAEVRRVGQVAARRTTMTALKAVGVSILIELAAGMLAALTFAVGVVVT from the coding sequence GTGACTCTCGTGGACGTGATCGCTGCCCTGGCCATCGCCATCGGCCTGGTCGGCATCATCTTCCCGGCTCTTCCCGGGTCGCTGCTGATCCTGGCCGCCGCACTGGTCTGGGCCGTCCAGGTGGACCAGGGCGCCGGATGGGTGGTCTTCGCAGTCATCACGGCGCTGCTCGCGGCGGGAAGCATCGTGAAGTACACCGTCCCCGGGAAGGGCATGAGACGTGCCGGCGTGCCCGGCTCCACCCTCGCCCTCGGCGCCGTCCTGGGTGTGATCGGCTTCTTCGTGATCCCCGTGCTGGGGCTGGTCGTGGGCTTCGTCGTGGGCGTGTACGCCGCCGAGGTACGCCGGGTCGGGCAGGTGGCGGCACGTCGTACGACGATGACGGCCCTCAAGGCGGTTGGCGTCTCGATCCTGATCGAGCTGGCCGCCGGCATGCTGGCCGCGCTCACCTTTGCCGTCGGTGTCGTCGTGACGTGA
- a CDS encoding DNA topoisomerase IV subunit B — protein MQGEKQPSKETVIDNTYNAAHLLVLEGLEAVRKRPGMYIGSTDTRGLMHCVWEIIDNGVDEALAGVAQHIEVTLHPDGSVEVHDDGRGIPTDKEPKTGLPGVEVVATKLHAGGKFGGGSYVATGGLHGVGLSVVNALSARMDIDVERSPSAQGLSFQRGIPGVFDGDGPTDAFTPQSGLTRKGKRVAKGKSGTRIRFWPDRQIFTKDAGYVYDDLITRARQTSFIVPGLELVIRDQRGPDPVEEKFRHDGGIGEYAEFLSEGDPVTDVLRLQGADTFTETVPMLDDNGHMTPQEVERELTVDVAVRWSMGYDTTLRSYVNVIATPKGGTHVSGFEQAVTKTFNDVMRSSKALKVNDADVIKDDVLEGMTAVVTVRLAEPQFEGQTKEILGTSAARSVVRKVVAAELKSFLTSTKRAEKAQAKLVMEKVVGASKTRIAARQHKETQRRKNALESSALPSKLADCRSNEVERSELFIVEGDSALGTAKLARNSEFQALLPIRGKILNVQKASVGDMLKNAECAAIIQVVGAGSGRTFDIDATRYGKIIFMADADSDGAHIRTLLATLFFKYMPELVMQGRVYSAVPPLHRIEINRPKKGMDKYVYTYSDAELQRKLAELKRKNVTWKDPVQRYKGLGEMDADQLAETTMDPRHRTLRRITVDDADEASKVFELLMGSEVAPRKEFIVQGAYDIDVEALDA, from the coding sequence ATTCAGGGGGAGAAGCAACCGAGCAAGGAAACCGTCATCGACAACACGTACAACGCAGCACACCTGTTGGTGCTCGAGGGACTCGAAGCTGTCCGCAAGCGTCCGGGCATGTACATCGGCTCCACCGACACCCGTGGACTGATGCACTGCGTCTGGGAGATCATCGACAACGGTGTCGACGAGGCCTTGGCCGGCGTCGCGCAGCACATCGAGGTCACGCTCCACCCGGACGGTTCCGTCGAGGTCCACGACGACGGCCGCGGCATCCCGACCGACAAGGAGCCCAAGACCGGGCTCCCCGGCGTCGAGGTGGTGGCCACCAAGCTGCACGCCGGCGGCAAGTTCGGTGGTGGCTCCTACGTCGCCACCGGTGGACTGCACGGCGTCGGCCTCTCCGTGGTCAACGCCCTCTCCGCACGCATGGACATCGACGTGGAGAGGTCGCCGTCCGCCCAGGGCCTGTCGTTCCAGCGTGGGATCCCGGGTGTCTTCGACGGTGACGGTCCAACCGACGCGTTCACCCCTCAGTCGGGGTTGACCCGCAAGGGGAAGCGCGTCGCCAAGGGGAAGTCCGGCACCCGCATCCGGTTCTGGCCCGACCGCCAGATCTTCACCAAGGACGCCGGCTACGTCTACGACGACCTGATCACCCGGGCCCGGCAGACCTCGTTCATCGTGCCCGGGCTGGAGCTCGTGATCCGTGACCAGCGTGGCCCGGACCCGGTGGAGGAGAAGTTCCGCCACGACGGCGGCATCGGCGAGTACGCCGAGTTCCTCTCCGAGGGCGATCCGGTCACTGACGTGTTGCGCCTGCAGGGCGCCGACACCTTCACCGAGACCGTGCCGATGCTCGATGACAACGGTCACATGACGCCCCAGGAGGTCGAGCGCGAGCTGACCGTCGACGTGGCGGTGCGGTGGAGCATGGGCTACGACACCACGCTTCGTTCCTACGTCAACGTGATCGCCACTCCCAAGGGCGGCACCCACGTCAGCGGCTTCGAGCAGGCCGTGACCAAGACCTTCAACGACGTCATGCGTTCCTCCAAGGCACTCAAGGTCAACGACGCGGACGTCATCAAGGACGACGTGCTCGAGGGCATGACCGCCGTGGTGACGGTGCGGCTGGCCGAGCCACAGTTCGAGGGCCAGACCAAGGAGATCCTCGGCACTTCCGCGGCGCGCAGCGTCGTCCGCAAGGTGGTCGCCGCGGAGCTGAAGTCGTTCCTCACCTCGACGAAGAGGGCTGAGAAGGCTCAGGCCAAGCTGGTCATGGAGAAGGTCGTGGGCGCCTCGAAGACGCGCATCGCGGCCCGCCAGCACAAGGAGACCCAGCGGCGCAAGAACGCGCTCGAGTCCTCCGCGTTGCCCTCGAAGCTGGCCGACTGCCGATCCAACGAGGTGGAGCGCAGCGAGCTGTTCATCGTCGAGGGTGACTCAGCGCTCGGCACCGCCAAGCTCGCGCGCAACTCCGAGTTCCAGGCGCTGCTGCCGATCCGAGGCAAGATCCTCAACGTGCAGAAGGCCTCGGTGGGCGACATGCTCAAGAACGCCGAGTGTGCCGCGATCATCCAGGTGGTGGGGGCCGGTTCCGGCCGCACGTTCGACATCGACGCGACGCGCTACGGCAAGATCATCTTCATGGCCGACGCCGACTCCGACGGCGCCCACATCCGCACACTCCTGGCCACACTGTTCTTCAAGTACATGCCTGAGCTCGTGATGCAGGGCCGGGTCTACTCGGCGGTGCCGCCCCTGCACCGCATCGAGATCAACCGTCCCAAGAAGGGGATGGACAAGTACGTCTACACCTATTCCGACGCCGAGCTGCAGCGCAAGCTCGCCGAGCTCAAGCGGAAGAACGTCACCTGGAAGGACCCGGTGCAGCGCTACAAGGGCCTCGGCGAGATGGATGCCGACCAGCTGGCCGAGACCACGATGGATCCGCGGCACCGCACGCTTCGGCGCATCACCGTCGACGATGCCGACGAGGCGTCGAAGGTGTTCGAGCTGCTGATGGGCTCCGAGGTGGCACCTCGCAAGGAGTTCATCGTCCAAGGTGCCTACGACATCGACGTCGAGGCGCTTGACGCGTGA
- a CDS encoding carbonic anhydrase has translation MSDFDDLISANRTFADDFQLGGFDGVAHAGVAIVTCMDSRIDPLNMLGLKAGDAKIFRNPGGRVTDQALEALVLGVHLLNVNRILVIPHTRCAMASSTLDQVREKVGASAGQDVSWQTFSMVPDQQAALGDDVHKVVSHPLIPDSVKVGGFIYDVDSGLIDQKF, from the coding sequence GTGAGCGACTTCGACGACCTGATCTCTGCCAACCGCACCTTCGCCGACGACTTCCAGCTCGGTGGATTCGACGGCGTCGCCCATGCCGGCGTCGCGATCGTGACGTGCATGGACTCGCGGATCGACCCCCTCAACATGCTCGGCCTCAAGGCTGGAGACGCCAAGATCTTCCGCAACCCCGGTGGTCGTGTCACCGACCAGGCCCTCGAGGCGCTGGTCCTCGGTGTTCACCTGCTCAACGTGAACCGCATCCTGGTCATCCCCCACACCCGCTGTGCGATGGCCTCCTCGACCCTCGACCAGGTCCGCGAGAAGGTGGGCGCCTCCGCCGGCCAGGACGTCTCCTGGCAGACGTTCAGCATGGTGCCCGACCAGCAGGCCGCGCTCGGCGACGACGTGCACAAGGTGGTCTCCCACCCGTTGATCCCCGACTCGGTCAAGGTCGGCGGGTTCATCTATGACGTCGACTCCGGCCTGATCGACCAGAAGTTCTGA
- a CDS encoding MFS transporter, translating to MPAVASGRARLLLVLASIAVAFAAADTYVVVLALPEMMGTAKIPIAELQRAAPIISGFLLGYVAMLPLIGRIADLRGRVPVLVMSLVVFAIGSLITALAYDLPSMVSGRFLQGVGGGGLVPATLALVADIYPAERRGLPLGVVSGVQELGSVLGPLFGALVLAFAPWQFIFGINLVAGVLLALAIRAAAGAHPAQEDSAPPGRPDWIGMLAAVVALGAAVVTMMRPGALQRDLTWGQLFIPYTGDGRWLTPIGVIAMGAGLVLLLRCTFARRPWVDLRAWMRHLIDADLVGALLLAVALGGVILAFATADPEVQVFSERGPWFLLGSAVATFAFIVHLRRAERPLIPRGAINAQPAWGSLLVSFFIGAALIAALIDIPIFARTTVHRDSQLLAALVLLRFLVALPIGAVIGGLLTRRWPSGVVTALGMLAAAAGFVLMTRWDEHALEHPSSTIALVLAGFGFGLALAPVNAALLASTADSVHGVAAALVVVARMIGMLVGISALTTIGVRWFYQANVDCLDTHPGKTSFCGTQAALAQEHTVFFGAAVCALVAAVLALWLFRGAATRGLETRELLRAAG from the coding sequence ATGCCCGCAGTGGCCTCCGGCAGGGCTCGTCTGCTGCTGGTCCTTGCCTCGATCGCCGTGGCCTTCGCCGCCGCCGACACCTATGTCGTCGTGCTGGCGCTGCCGGAGATGATGGGGACCGCCAAGATCCCCATCGCGGAGCTCCAACGAGCTGCTCCGATCATCTCGGGCTTCCTGCTGGGCTACGTGGCGATGCTTCCGCTGATCGGTCGCATCGCCGACCTGCGCGGGAGGGTGCCGGTCCTGGTGATGTCGCTGGTGGTCTTCGCCATCGGCTCACTGATCACCGCCCTGGCCTACGACCTGCCCAGCATGGTCAGCGGGCGATTCCTGCAGGGCGTCGGAGGCGGTGGCCTGGTGCCGGCGACCCTCGCCCTGGTGGCCGACATCTACCCCGCGGAGCGACGTGGTCTGCCCCTGGGCGTGGTGTCCGGGGTCCAGGAGCTCGGCAGCGTCCTCGGGCCACTGTTCGGTGCCCTCGTGCTCGCCTTCGCCCCCTGGCAGTTCATCTTCGGGATCAATCTGGTTGCCGGTGTGCTGCTGGCCCTGGCCATCCGCGCCGCTGCCGGCGCCCACCCCGCGCAGGAGGACTCCGCTCCCCCGGGTCGACCGGACTGGATCGGCATGCTCGCCGCGGTGGTCGCCCTCGGGGCAGCCGTGGTCACGATGATGCGGCCCGGCGCGCTGCAGCGCGACCTCACGTGGGGCCAGCTCTTCATCCCCTACACCGGCGACGGGCGTTGGCTGACCCCGATCGGAGTCATCGCGATGGGAGCCGGCCTGGTCCTGCTGCTGCGCTGCACCTTCGCGCGCAGGCCGTGGGTCGACCTACGTGCGTGGATGCGTCACCTCATCGACGCGGACCTGGTCGGTGCGCTGCTGCTCGCGGTGGCGCTGGGCGGGGTCATCCTGGCCTTCGCCACGGCCGACCCCGAGGTGCAGGTCTTCTCCGAGCGCGGACCGTGGTTCCTGCTCGGCTCGGCCGTGGCCACGTTCGCCTTCATCGTGCACCTGCGCCGCGCCGAGCGACCCTTGATCCCGCGCGGTGCGATCAACGCGCAGCCGGCCTGGGGATCGCTGCTGGTCAGCTTCTTCATCGGTGCTGCCCTGATCGCCGCGCTGATCGACATCCCGATCTTCGCGCGCACGACCGTCCACCGCGACTCACAGCTGCTCGCTGCCCTGGTGCTGCTCAGGTTCCTGGTGGCGCTGCCGATCGGCGCCGTGATCGGCGGCCTGCTCACCCGCCGCTGGCCCTCGGGTGTGGTGACCGCACTCGGCATGCTCGCGGCGGCGGCCGGCTTCGTGCTGATGACCCGCTGGGACGAGCATGCGCTGGAGCACCCGAGCTCCACCATCGCCCTGGTCCTGGCCGGCTTCGGATTCGGACTCGCACTGGCCCCGGTCAACGCCGCCCTGCTGGCCAGCACTGCTGACTCCGTGCACGGTGTCGCCGCCGCACTGGTGGTGGTGGCCCGGATGATCGGCATGCTGGTCGGCATCTCGGCGCTGACCACGATCGGCGTGCGGTGGTTCTACCAGGCCAACGTGGACTGTCTCGACACCCACCCCGGCAAGACGTCCTTCTGTGGCACCCAGGCCGCCCTTGCCCAGGAGCACACCGTGTTCTTCGGCGCCGCCGTCTGTGCCCTGGTCGCTGCCGTCCTGGCGCTGTGGCTGTTCCGCGGCGCGGCAACGCGTGGTCTGGAGACCCGCGAGCTCCTCCGCGCCGCCGGCTGA
- a CDS encoding LppX_LprAFG lipoprotein translates to MLKTRRAFTATALVATLALAGCSGDDNGDPISKDNSPEEALALAKKTLDETSGVHLELRSEGLPDGVSGVTDAEGIAVHPAGFDGTVTASRSGLTVDVDVVAVDGKVWMNILGAGFEEENPADYGAPDPALLIATEGGISDLLLETEDLEQGKDVRGGSNNDEVLTEYTGTLSGDQVTRIIPSASGDFDVTYQVSSDEELREVEVSGKFYPDVDSMTYTISFDRYGDYDESDVQAP, encoded by the coding sequence ATGCTGAAGACCCGACGCGCGTTCACCGCGACCGCCCTCGTCGCCACGCTCGCCCTCGCTGGCTGCTCCGGTGACGACAACGGTGACCCGATCAGCAAGGACAACTCGCCCGAGGAGGCCCTTGCCCTTGCCAAGAAGACCCTCGACGAGACGTCCGGTGTCCACCTGGAGCTGCGGTCCGAGGGCTTGCCCGACGGTGTCTCCGGGGTCACCGACGCCGAGGGGATCGCCGTCCACCCGGCGGGCTTCGACGGCACGGTCACCGCATCCCGAAGCGGCCTGACCGTGGACGTCGACGTCGTTGCTGTCGACGGCAAGGTCTGGATGAACATCCTCGGTGCCGGCTTCGAGGAGGAGAACCCCGCCGACTACGGCGCGCCCGACCCGGCCCTGCTGATCGCCACCGAGGGCGGCATCTCCGACCTGCTGCTCGAGACCGAGGACCTCGAGCAGGGCAAGGACGTCCGTGGCGGGTCCAACAACGACGAGGTGCTGACCGAGTACACCGGCACCCTCTCCGGCGACCAGGTCACCCGGATCATCCCGAGCGCCTCCGGCGACTTCGACGTGACCTACCAGGTCAGCTCCGACGAAGAGCTGCGCGAGGTCGAGGTCAGCGGCAAGTTCTACCCCGACGTCGACTCGATGACCTACACCATCAGCTTCGACAGGTACGGCGACTACGACGAGTCCGACGTCCAGGCTCCCTGA
- a CDS encoding DNA topoisomerase (ATP-hydrolyzing), with the protein MARRTTQPPLPEDFEEHILDIDVGDEMRASFLEYAYSVIYSRALPDARDGLKPVQRRILHTMNDMGLRPDRGHVKSARVVGEVMGRLHPHGDSAIYDALVRMAQPWSMRLPFIDGHGNFGSPDDSPAAMRYTECRMAPAALAMTTSIDEDTVDFKPNYDSREQEPSVLPAAIPNLIVNGTTGIAVGMATNIAPHNLIEVVQALRHLITHPKATVDDLMRFIPGPDLPTGGKIVGLDGIRDAYETGRGTFRMRATARIENVTPRKKGIVVTELPYGVGTEKIIERIKTLVQTKKLQGISDIKDLTDREKGLNLVIEVKNGINPEALLEQLYRQTPMEDSFGINTVALVDGQPRTLGLKELLEVFLGHRFDVVRRRTVFRRGKAADRLHLVDGLLIAILDIDEVIQVIRGSDNAAAAKERLIEIFELSEIQADYILDMPLRRLTRFSKLELEKEQDELRRTIEELDAILADEKLLRKVVSDELAEVAKTYGTPRRTVLLESSGVTAKTTQPLEVADDPCLVYLSSTGLLARTNDASAPGTGGGRSKHDVIVSAVHSTARGEVGVLTSRGRVIRLGVLELPTLPPTANHPHLSGGLPLSEFVQLESGEQVLGLTSLRADGPGLAVGTRDGIVKRVNPDVPNRDDWDFISLKDGDEVVGAVELTDEDVDLCFITSDGQLLHFAADLVRPQGRAGGGVAGIRISDDQRAVWFGIVSGDAVVVTASGSSTALPGTEAGAVKVTPFTEYPSKGRGTGGVRCHRFLRGEDTLVLAWAGPAPARAAAASGAAVDLPEATGRRDGSGVPSAQPIAACAGPVAARFDSDSPVEG; encoded by the coding sequence ATGGCTCGCCGTACGACGCAACCGCCCCTGCCCGAAGACTTCGAGGAACACATCCTCGACATCGATGTCGGCGACGAGATGCGCGCCTCGTTCCTCGAGTACGCCTACTCGGTCATCTACTCCCGGGCCCTGCCCGACGCCCGGGACGGCCTCAAGCCGGTCCAGCGACGCATCCTCCACACGATGAACGACATGGGCCTGCGCCCCGACCGCGGTCACGTCAAGAGCGCCCGGGTGGTGGGTGAGGTGATGGGTCGCCTCCACCCCCACGGTGACTCGGCGATCTATGACGCCCTGGTCCGGATGGCACAACCCTGGTCGATGCGCCTGCCGTTCATCGACGGGCACGGCAACTTCGGTTCGCCCGACGACTCCCCCGCCGCCATGCGCTACACCGAGTGCCGGATGGCGCCGGCCGCGTTGGCGATGACCACCTCCATCGACGAGGACACCGTCGACTTCAAGCCCAACTACGACTCCCGCGAGCAGGAGCCGTCGGTGCTACCGGCCGCCATCCCCAACCTGATCGTCAACGGCACCACGGGCATCGCGGTCGGCATGGCGACCAACATCGCACCGCACAACCTCATCGAGGTCGTGCAGGCGTTGCGTCACCTGATCACGCACCCGAAGGCCACGGTGGATGACCTGATGCGGTTCATCCCCGGTCCCGACCTGCCCACCGGCGGCAAGATCGTCGGCCTCGACGGCATCCGCGACGCCTACGAGACCGGTCGCGGCACCTTCAGGATGCGGGCCACTGCCCGCATCGAGAACGTCACGCCCCGCAAGAAGGGCATCGTGGTCACGGAGCTGCCGTACGGCGTCGGCACCGAGAAGATCATCGAGCGGATCAAGACCCTGGTGCAGACCAAGAAGCTCCAGGGGATCTCCGACATCAAGGACCTCACCGACCGCGAGAAGGGCCTCAACCTCGTCATCGAGGTCAAGAACGGCATCAACCCCGAGGCCCTGCTCGAACAGCTCTATCGCCAGACCCCGATGGAGGACTCCTTCGGCATCAACACCGTCGCGCTCGTCGACGGACAGCCGCGGACCCTCGGGCTCAAGGAGCTGCTCGAGGTCTTCCTCGGCCACCGCTTCGACGTCGTTCGCCGACGCACTGTGTTCCGCCGCGGCAAGGCGGCCGACCGACTGCACCTCGTCGACGGCCTGCTGATCGCCATCCTCGACATCGACGAGGTGATCCAGGTGATCCGCGGCTCCGACAACGCTGCCGCAGCGAAGGAACGCCTGATCGAGATCTTCGAGCTCTCCGAGATCCAGGCCGACTACATCCTCGACATGCCCCTGCGCCGGCTGACCAGGTTCAGCAAGCTGGAGCTGGAGAAGGAGCAGGACGAGCTGCGACGGACGATCGAGGAGCTCGACGCGATCCTGGCCGACGAGAAGCTGCTCCGCAAGGTCGTCTCCGACGAGCTGGCCGAGGTGGCCAAGACCTACGGCACGCCTCGCCGCACGGTCCTGCTGGAGTCGTCCGGCGTCACCGCCAAGACCACCCAGCCCCTCGAGGTCGCCGACGACCCGTGCCTGGTCTATCTCTCCTCGACGGGCCTGCTGGCGCGCACCAATGACGCCAGCGCGCCGGGCACCGGTGGCGGCCGGTCCAAGCACGACGTCATCGTCTCCGCCGTCCACAGCACGGCACGCGGCGAGGTCGGCGTCCTGACCAGCCGCGGGCGGGTCATCCGTCTGGGCGTGCTGGAGCTGCCGACCCTGCCCCCCACGGCGAACCACCCCCACCTCAGCGGCGGCCTGCCGCTCAGTGAGTTCGTCCAGCTCGAGAGCGGCGAACAGGTCCTCGGCCTCACGTCGCTGAGGGCAGACGGCCCGGGCCTTGCCGTGGGCACCCGGGACGGCATCGTGAAGCGGGTGAATCCCGACGTCCCGAACCGGGACGACTGGGACTTCATCTCGCTCAAGGACGGCGACGAGGTGGTCGGCGCCGTCGAGCTCACCGACGAGGACGTCGACCTGTGCTTCATCACCAGCGACGGGCAGCTGCTCCACTTCGCGGCCGACCTGGTCCGCCCCCAGGGCCGTGCCGGCGGCGGCGTGGCCGGCATCCGCATCAGCGACGACCAGCGTGCCGTGTGGTTCGGCATCGTGTCGGGAGATGCCGTCGTGGTGACGGCCTCCGGCTCGAGCACCGCCCTCCCGGGCACCGAGGCCGGTGCCGTGAAGGTCACCCCGTTCACCGAGTACCCCTCCAAGGGCCGTGGCACCGGCGGCGTGCGGTGCCACCGCTTCCTCCGGGGCGAGGACACCCTGGTCCTGGCCTGGGCCGGGCCTGCTCCGGCCCGAGCGGCCGCGGCAAGTGGCGCCGCTGTCGACCTGCCCGAGGCCACGGGGCGCCGCGACGGCTCCGGCGTACCGTCTGCGCAACCCATCGCTGCCTGTGCCGGTCCTGTTGCCGCGCGGTTTGACTCCGACTCCCCTGTGGAAGGCTGA